The proteins below are encoded in one region of Sulfolobus sp. A20:
- a CDS encoding ABC transporter permease, giving the protein MIDKVIALYEREMKRFFRSRYMWIMILAQPIMWIVFFGSSFSQVPKEFLQTFFHTNDYIAFIVPGELSVSMMMVGSFSSMSLIQDKRLGYLRRILITPTRKSAIFYAKVLGGMTRGLIQVPIMIIASLALGVAYNIDWIGLVEWLIGLVFLGIGFSSLYGIITANTSDWQAPGVVSNLLNLPLMFSSTALFPEAFFPSWLKTISNGNPLTYAAELGRDALLFGDPPNPLYLLYLVAFGIIMLIIGSLVIEKYLTVD; this is encoded by the coding sequence ATGATAGATAAGGTTATAGCTCTCTATGAGAGAGAGATGAAAAGGTTCTTTAGAAGTAGATACATGTGGATAATGATATTGGCTCAGCCAATAATGTGGATAGTATTCTTCGGTAGTAGCTTTTCACAAGTACCTAAAGAGTTTTTACAAACCTTCTTTCACACTAATGATTACATAGCCTTCATAGTGCCGGGGGAGTTATCAGTATCAATGATGATGGTAGGTTCATTCAGCTCAATGAGTCTAATTCAAGATAAAAGGCTGGGGTATTTAAGGAGGATCTTAATAACACCAACAAGGAAGTCGGCTATATTCTATGCTAAAGTGTTAGGAGGTATGACTAGAGGGCTAATACAAGTTCCAATAATGATAATAGCGAGTCTAGCATTAGGTGTAGCATATAATATAGATTGGATAGGACTCGTAGAGTGGTTAATAGGCTTAGTATTCCTTGGTATAGGATTCTCTTCACTTTACGGAATTATTACCGCTAATACCTCAGATTGGCAGGCGCCTGGTGTAGTGTCGAACTTATTGAATCTACCTTTAATGTTTTCAAGTACTGCATTATTTCCAGAGGCATTCTTTCCCTCTTGGCTAAAAACAATAAGTAATGGCAATCCTTTAACCTATGCAGCAGAATTAGGCAGAGATGCGTTACTATTCGGAGATCCGCCTAATCCATTATATTTGTTATACCTAGTAGCGTTTGGAATAATAATGCTGATAATAGGATCTTTAGTTATAGAAAAGTACTTAACTGTGGATTAA